The nucleotide sequence AAAACCAAAAACACATGGCGCAGCTGTGGATCCTCCCAAGGAGCCAGATGTAAATTCTTGTTCCTCTTAAGCAAACATGGGCCGTTTCTTAGCAGAAAATGCTCAGTAAGCAAAACTGTTTTGGAGAAAGCTGAGGTAGTCAGAACTGGAGATACAAAAATATACACATGGCTGTATGGAAATGTACAGCGCTCAAAATACCCAGAATCCCACGGGGGGAGGCAAGACCAAATCCAAGGTCCATGCATAGAGTGTAGAAAGTCTTCTTTTCCGGCCAGTTAATGTTGTACCATGAAAACTTCTTGCCTGGAGCCGACCACAGCCCACGTCATCCAGTCCACAGCTGCttctctttttatatatatatatatatatatataataagcaaAAAAAAGTCTGTATAAAAAAAGGGAGGCGTCTGTACAAAAGAAAGTGTCCAGAGTAGGTAAGATAAAGGATCAGCTGGCGGTAACCCGAGACTTCAGCCAGTCTAATCCAGCCGGTAGCCTGCAGAGGAAAGGCAAACAAGATCAATCATTAACCGTAGGAGGAGGACACCCAActttcaggaaaaaaaattgcagactTTTTTTCGGAGAATTTTGCAGTAGTCACAAATTATAGTTTCTACGAGGGAGAAGTTAGAATGGGTAGTAGTGTGTCTTTCCAGCAGGCCAGGAATTTTCCACTTCTCTGCTGGTTTACTACAGATATAGATATTTAAAAACAACCTCTAACTTccccaaaaggaaaaaaaataaataaatctagaacagggatgaggaaccttcaggaTGTATATAGAAACATGATAAAGGGTCAGTCAGGAGAGAATACTGTGCAAGACTTTTTCTTTtatgtatcttaaaggggttatccagcgctacagaaacatggccacttttcccccactcttgtctccagattgggtggggtttcaaactcagttccattgaagtaaatggagcttaattgcaaaccgcacctgaactggagacaagagaggaagaaaaatggccatgtttttgtagtgctggataacccctttaagtttgggaTTTCTCTGTGGACTCCCTATACTTTGCCGTATATAACAGAGGGATTGTGTTAAGCGGACTTggcgaactgtttgggttcagcaacgttcttgaaacatttgactcctggtggccggagaagttggattccgtccgctgtatccatgttttataggactccctagggtggcacccaacttctccagccgctgggAGACAAAGCACTCAGCTTTGGAGAACGTTACCGATCCCgtacagtttggcaagtccactcaacactaatcaGGAGACTACTTGACATATGTCACTAATAACATCCATCATATATAGGGTACCATGTACACTGTGCGGTATTGGGCTATATTCACATAACCGTGGTCACAGAGCCATAGCTACTATGGGTGTGCATCTATAGTCCGCCATGCTCAGACCCATTCATTAGAGAATGGTGACTTGTGCTGTACTAGGAGCTGTCAGTATTTTTTGTGACACGGATCACACGTAGAGGAACACGGACGGGTCCATTCATGttaatgggtctgtagtctgtctACAATTGCAGACGTGTGACTGTAACTTCACTCTTTCTTGCTTTATTCTTCTTTATGGAATAGCAGAGGTCGGAACTATAAAGACATGCCCCAATGGAAACCACCTGGACAAAGGCCAGAAGAAACTCAACTGGGAAATGGGGAAATCCACACACTTTTCTTAGCATGTGCATGAGATTTATTCTGATCTCCTCCATGGGGCTGCTACAGAGAGCTCTGGTGccagcttatccctccaagaGCAAAAGGGTCAGGTGGGAGCAACCCAGGGAGCTCTGGTGccagcttatccctccaagaGCAAAAGGCTCAGGAGGGAGCAACCCAGGGAGTTCTGGTGccagcttatccctccaagaGCAGAAGGGTCAGGAGGGAGCAACCCAGAGAGATCTAGTGCCAGCTTATCCCTCAAAGAGgtcaggcagtaaaaaaaaataaaaataaaaaaaatttacactgcTAATATTTATCTCAGAAATCCCTTAAAGTGTGGGTTTACATATCAGTACACAAATTCACATTACAATTGGGAAAGGTTAGAACTAGCCATGACAAACCAGCTTACCCCTCTCCAGTGAGTGCACAGCATCCCTGAATGTGCCAGGCTCTGTCCTTTATGGCGCTGAGCGCTAACATGGTGGAGATCTCCGAGGCAGACATGGAGTCCTTTACATCTTGTTTATTAGCATAGATTAGCACCGCTGCGTTCTGCAGGTCCTGTATGGACAAGGACATTGGTTTACATAAAAGTTGAAGGGAAATTATGTGTTTCCCATTGGAACAAATCAGCCCACAGAAAACCATCATTCTTCGAGGAGTCCTTAGGACTGGTTAATGAATAGAAGGTCTCCTCTTGTTTCGGCTATAGCTTCATTTATTTTTAACCCGGCATTGACAGAGCGGGGGCAGGGAACGCTATGCTGGAGTCCCTCTTATGACCTACTTATCCAGTAACTCAAGACCTAGCCGAGAACCCTATAGAAGGACTCACCTCGTGTGCCAGCATCTTGTACAACTCGTCCCGCGTCTCCGGTAAACGTTCCCGATCGGTGCTGTCAATCACCAGGATGACGAACTGAAAGAAAGATAGAATGAAAGGTGAAGATCCTTATAGTAGAGGCCGGATCCATATAGAGTGAAGCGCTATGCATTATGTGAGGGAAATGCATGAATTCCCAAAATTGCTTCTTTTAAAGGGGGTCTCCAGGGATTGGCAGACTGGTAGTCCACCTGGGAGAATGTCACAAAATCTGAAGTTATATTCCTAGCATTCCTGTAGCCATCCCAGTAACATTATGTAATTACTAGCTGGGTGTTTCTCTTATTTACTATTAAAAGGGGTactaaactggtgtcagaaagttatacagacttgcaatttacttctttttcaaaaaattaggccttccagtatttatcagctgttgtatgtcctgcaggaagaggtgtctgacacagtgctctctgctgccacctctgttcattacCGGAACTGTCCAGtttttgccactgctctggacagtttctgtcacggacAGATTAGAccgcaaagaatacaccacttgttgcaaggcatacagcagctgataagtgctggtaGTAAATAAAAGGCATCTAACGTAATTTTTTAAATAtcactgcagtacccctttaataaaagcccATTGTTGCAGCACATAATCCCGTATACAACGCTGGATAAGCCCAGGTAGCGTATCAGAGTTCTTACCTCAGTATTGGAGTAGTAACTGTTCCATGTTGCTCGAAGGGTCTCCTGCCCCCCAATATCCCACATCAAGAAGTGTGTATTCCGCAGGACAATCTCTTCTACATTGCTGCCAATAGTGGGCGCTGTATGAACTACTTCATTCATGAGACTGGAAGACAGAAGCAAATCGTTTTATAGCCTCCACTCATAGACTAACTAAACAATGGAGCGCTTATACTTTACAGTACTTGGTACATATCGGGAATAATGACGGGGCACGGTGTCCCAAGCTTTCCTTAGATTACAAACACAAACTAGTTACAGAACCGTAACCATactcaaggcatgctgggagttgtagttctgcaacactcAGGATAGGGGGATCTATTCCTTATTAAATGCATCTTAACTATTCATTCTAACTGACTTGTATCCTAGATCTTCCCTAGGCTCATCCCAGATTTATATACATATCAAATAGCACACTGAATCGCCCTAAAGGTCCCTATTGATCACAATCTGCACTTTTCAAACCCTGTCAAGTGCTATATCCTAACTGGACAAGTGTGTCACTTCCTCTATTGTTCCCAGACCATCTGCTGGGGGTGGGGTGTGAGTACTTACAATTGGTACAGGATGGTGGTCTTCCCAGCATTGTCCAGCCCAACAATAATGACCTTGTGCTCTGCGGAATAGAACAAAAGTTGTGGTTACGGCCTATGTAGTACACAGCCATTATTTTACATACAGGAAACGGGGTGTGTGATATTGGGGTTCATACAAGATAtttatatattagatagatagatg is from Dendropsophus ebraccatus isolate aDenEbr1 chromosome 14, aDenEbr1.pat, whole genome shotgun sequence and encodes:
- the ARL5C gene encoding putative ADP-ribosylation factor-like protein 5C, which encodes MGQLFTKLMSIFGNREHKVIIVGLDNAGKTTILYQFLMNEVVHTAPTIGSNVEEIVLRNTHFLMWDIGGQETLRATWNSYYSNTEFVILVIDSTDRERLPETRDELYKMLAHEDLQNAAVLIYANKQDVKDSMSASEISTMLALSAIKDRAWHIQGCCALTGEGLPAGLDWLKSRVTAS